Below is a window of Nitrospirota bacterium DNA.
AAAATGTCATTCCGGCTTGTCCGGAATCTGCCTATCAGAAGATTCCCGACGCGCTTTGCTTGCGGGAATGACAGGAACAGAGTTCACCATACACACAGTGTTAATTGTCGTTATCTGTGTAATTCGCTTTGATCTATGGCTGACAAGATGAAATTCATTGCCGATTCAATGCTGGGACGGCTTGCAAGATGGCTGAGGCTGCTTGGGTGCGACACTCTCTATTTTCCCGTTATTGAAGACAGCCTTCTCTTACGGACCGCGAGGGAAGAAAACCGTGTTCTTCTCACCAGAGACACCAGGCTTGTCAAGCGAAGGGGGGTGAAAGAATTTCTCCTTTTGCACGAGAACGATCCCTTTGAACAATTAAAAAAAGTCCTTGCCGCGTTTAACATTCACCCGGTTGAGCAATCCGCTGAGGGCGGAGTTGACCGGCCCGTTATCTACAGCAGATGTTCCCTCTGTAATACTACCCTCGAAGATATCTCCAAAGAACAGGTGAAGCCGCATGTGCCTGAATACGTCTATCAGACTTCTGAGAAGTTTAAACATTGTCCTGAATGCGGGAAGTATTACTGGCGGGGGACTCACCCTGAGAAGCTGAAGAGGAAGCTGTTGGAGATAATTTAAGTATTGAAAGA
It encodes the following:
- a CDS encoding Mut7-C RNAse domain-containing protein, which produces MADKMKFIADSMLGRLARWLRLLGCDTLYFPVIEDSLLLRTAREENRVLLTRDTRLVKRRGVKEFLLLHENDPFEQLKKVLAAFNIHPVEQSAEGGVDRPVIYSRCSLCNTTLEDISKEQVKPHVPEYVYQTSEKFKHCPECGKYYWRGTHPEKLKRKLLEII